TGTGGCTGGTGTGTAAATGGAAAGGCTGATTGTGGTCTGGAGTTATTTTTACTGTGCTGAACGGGGCAGGTAGCTCAATATCAGTGTAAACATTTGAacactctgctgctcatcctcCCCAGTCATAGTTCACCTCTCTAAACATTTTTGAGAGGGCCACACTTGGGTCAGTACTCTGAATTTGTCACTGGATCTCTTTGATGCCACAGTGTGCTTTAAGTGGAAACGTGTAAACATACTCCAAAGGGTTTGACGTATCAAGCTAAGAGACGgttgagagaaaaaaggagtgGTGTCAACCTTGGACGTCAGAAAATGTACACATACAgtctgtttatctttttttgtatgtCCTGCTATTGGTGGGACTTAACAGTGTCACTCAGcatctgtttgtttgtacaaCACTTTGCTCTATAACAAAATATCCTGACATTATGGCCGATGTGGCGTGAAATTTGGTTTGGATATTAGTGGGCCCCAGTGTTTAGTTCccccatcaggtcaaaatttcctCTTAAACTAACACGTTGGACCATGACAAGATATCTAAAAACCTAATGGCTCGACATCTATTAAATTTGTTGTAATATTATCTTAATGTTTTTGGTGACCTTCCCTTTGCTGCCAGATTTTTGAAATTAGCACCTCAGCTTGCTCTCCAGAGAACCTTTGTCCATTTTGCTCATACTGAGGCTTAATTATCAAATTTGTACAGAAGATAATGTCCAGATTGAAAGTACATTTTCTCTGGATATTCATGGTCCTCGCGGGATGAAACttgatattttttatgattctCTGGCCTTTGCTGTAGTGCCACCCTTACACCCAAAATTCATACTTGCACACAATATACACCATAGCTCATAGATCAAGACTCTAGCTGAATAATTTCATGCTTCTTGGAGGAAGAACTGTTTGGAAGTACAGTAGGTGATTCCATGACCTGTTGTTCCACCGTATAGTTAGATTTTTCCTCCCTAGTGGAAAGCTCTTGAGAAATTTGATACCACAAATAGCCtatgttgtttatttcaaccaaagcAAAAGTATTGTGGAGTGTAATCAACATAGCACTTCACTAGCAGGGCTTTGTTTTTTGAGGACTGGTCCTCCTCTCCACTCAGTTTAGAGCTAATTGATTTTTGTAAAGTAATTCAATGACTTTATTAGAGAGACACAGTAGATAGATGACAGATAATGAGGGTAGAGGGAGAGATTGGGAATGACATGTAGCATATCCCCAGTCGAATGTGTACCAGGGACACAGtgctgcaactaaggattattttcattaccaatTAATCTGttccattaatcgattagttgtttgaaaatgttaatcACCATTTCACCAACTTAACATGTCTTTGTCCCAACcgacagggagaaagagaggttTTGATaagtatttgtatatttttcttttataatcattttagaCAACAgcatttgtattattataaaatcACATGATTCTATTAAGGGCCAATAATTGATGATTTTTACCCAGGGCAGTAATAGCATCGGCAATATCTCAGACCCGTTGACACCAAATGAGTCAGAGTTCAGTCTTGGACAGGCGTCTGATGGGTACTGCAAACTCAAAGCTAAGAATCTCAATGTGACTCACAGTTTGCTGTCAGGGCATCGACAACCatggatgttgttgtttttttttctcttaattccatttgttttattatagtGACAGTGTTTCAATCTGTGTCATATTTATATTACCCGGAAGATTTTGTTTCACTTCCAATAAATTCAATAAAGtggcttttaaaaacacattttattggaTTTATTGTGACTGCTTTAGACAGTTTTCAATGCTGTCTTACAAGATAACCATGTGTGGCCAGAGGACATAACAAAATTAGATTTCAGACATTTACAAGGGCAACATAAGTGGAATAAGAATTTAATAGTGAGatggataaaaaaacatattcctCTGCTGACACAGCCCCTTCGGGAGAGATTCGGGAGGCATAGAGAGAGATGTGTGAACTAAGACTGGACTTCCCTCAGCCAAAGGCAGAACATGACCAGCATTCCTGCCCATACCCATACAAGGCATTGGTCTGTCTGTTGGCAGCAGGGGTGTGATGAATGTATCAAGAGCGTACCCACTCTAGCTTCATCACAAATCCACGTTAAGCTCAGAACAGCTGATAACTCTCTCGGTTTTGTGCTTGGTCAGACAATAGTTCACCTCTGCCTCTCGACCCTCGGTGTAATCTGCAGAGATGTCAGCTAAGCTTGCCAAGAATTCCCCCTGTTCGGAGACGTGACGAAAGACTGAATAATTTAACATCAAGGAAAGCATTCCTCAGCTGTTTGCTGCTCTACTAAAGTCTTTGCCCAAGAGCAGGTGGAACATGTTAATCAGACGTGTCCATAGGAATAAAGAGGGACATTATTCCCAACCTCCTCTAGACATTAGATGTGCAGCTGTGTAGGGATTGCAGATGGTCTCTTTAGTCCTTTTAGCCTGCGGTGGAATGTATTTGCCTACACTGCCACCTGCTGGAGATTAATAAGTGCGTTGAATAAAGAGTGAGGACTGATTACGTATCATTTACCATCTTTTTACTCTCTTATCACTCTTACCACTAAAAGTACtcacatttttctgtctctctttcctcaGAGAGCTGAAACTGAGGAACTATACTCCAGAGGATGAAGATCTGAAGCAGAGGCAAGTCCCCAAGGCCAAACCTGCATCAGGTGAGAACTCTACTATCTATCATGAACACGCTTTGGAGAAAAACTTACTCAGATGATTTTGGCTTCACAGTTTGTATTTCTTgggtttattcatttataagATGAAATTTTAATATCATACTTTATTTATGTCGCCTGCAGGAAGATCAGAGCACATGGTTAGAGCACCAGGAaagcagtccttgaaatttgctCCTCCTGCTATGATATTATATCGTTTATGACTGATGACAAATATTCTTTGTTTGCAGTGGAGGATAAAGTAAAAGACCAGTTAGAGGCAGCTAATCCAGAGCCCATTATTGAAGAAGTGGTGAGTACTCCCCTCTGTCTAAATGTCATTTCCTCTGCTGAAGTGTAAGTTGTTGCCATattcagctgttttctctcctcaggATTTGGCTAACCTTGCCCCAAGAAAACCAGACTGGTAAGACCATTCTGAAAATTAATTTCCAGCCTGTACTGTGCATAAAATCTAggtataattaaaataatttgttaCTGACATTCTAATTCTTAATCTAGGGATCTGAAGCGCGATGTTGCAAAGAAACTGGAGAAGTTGGAGAGGAGAACGCAGAGAGCCATCGCCGAACTCATCCGTTAGTACTTTCCCATTCTTATGTCCTATCGCTGAATTTTCTTGATGCTGCAGAGACAAGCGTGTCTGAGCTAGGCGAGAATATTAGGTTAATTGCTTTGTGGTTTCCAGACTCCACAGAAGCTTGAAACCATCAGATAACATAAACGGTGCGATCCCTCAACTGATGTGTGATCCACATTCTAAAAATAGGCACAAGGTTTTAGGAGAATGCAAAACTGGTTTAACCACAAGATGAGGTTTTCCCTTGTTTTCAATGTGAAACTGTGATTAATCACTGGCTTATTTAACAAGCATTAAGAAGTTCAGGTAGCCATGTTCTGTATTAACATGTATAGTTATAATAAACCAGTTAATATGTCTGGCTTCCTGACTCCCATCAAAGAGTTCATAgttgcatgtaaacatacacaaacaatcATTCCTTTAACTCTGACAATATTCCAGCTACATTTTGTGGTAAATAGAACATGGTAGCTGTATTTATTATCACTataaatgacatattttttatttccttgcaTTAGAAGTAACTCTGCAGCCTGCCAGCATACTGTATGATCTTTGGGCAGGGCATCACAGATTTCTGTTACTCATAGCAACAGGGACAATTAATCACAGGTTGTCAATGGTGCATGTTATCAGCTCAACCTGAATCAGCAAGAATATGTCCAATATCTTCACGCgtagaaacataaatattgattgATGGGTGCAGTGAAGTGAAGGAATAAATCAGATTGACAGTGATTGATTGTGTGTGTCCTAGGCGATCGTCTCCGAGGCAGCGAGGAGGAGCTGGCTGGAGCAGTGGGAGCAGtaggagcagaggagggagactCGGACTGAGATCTGACagatgggaggaaaaaaaggagactACAGTGTAAGAGTGGAACACCACAAGGATGAATTACTGGGAGTGTGCTGTCACATCTGTCGTGCTCGGAGAGATGGCAGCTTTGATCGCGACAGGAAGTGGTTTTCTGTCAGGTCTTTAGATTCCCTTTGTGAGTCCTACCTTGTGTCATTGTATCATTATATAGGAATATGTAATGATATAATCTGTATATGTGGTTGGTGGTGCATTGTAAACAGCCGATGTAACCTTGATATTTTGTcgctgtatttttttatatttcaagtaaaataatgttttttttttcaaatgccttttgattgtctttttttaatgggTAGTTTTGTCGCTGAGCATCCAGtaagagaaaaaacactttttaaatacatcatatttattCAGAAAATTATCTGAAAACTCACTCTCTAATCATCATTAAGTGACCTCTAAGCACTCATGGTAGTTACTGCAACATTAATGTCTTGCTACTATtgaatcaaaacattttttttttgattcaatGGGTGATAAATAGAGGAACAATGATGAACAGGTAACAATAAGCTGTTTTTGGTATGACATTCATGAGTGATATCTATTGCAAGCACCTAAATACCTgttctgaaatgaaacaatccTATTCTTTCACAATAAAGTGCATCTTCTGTCCACATAGGCCCAACTGCCTCCTCGGTGAGGAGGATATTGCACAGTTCATATCACTAACACAAGGCCACCTGCTCGCTTCAACAGCTTTCATATTCTCAAGCATTCAGTCACCGTTCTTCTGATTTTCACTTGAACTACACAAATATGTGACTTTAAAGGTGTCATTGAAATGGTTAATAGCCCATACTTAAGCTACAAACAGATCCTCCTACACACTACAACCctcaaaaatatacaatattggAGATGAAGCTCACAAACTACAGACATTTATAGCAAGATGACTACTACTGCAAAAGCCCAAACTGAAGTGTTGATATTGTGGAAATTGTACTGAACCCCTTTgatgctgttttatttaaacaCTGGTGATCAGTGAGAAAAGCCTTGAGGTTTGATAACTCCTGGATTTTGGTATTTAATTAATAGAAACAGATATTTGAGGTTAAAGGAAGCATCAAATCTTACACTGTGGGGGGAGGCAGAGGTTGTTTTGGCACTCAGTGTGGAAGAATAAATACTCCTGCATGCAAATTAGCTAATGATAAAGAGTTATCACTTGTCAGAAGCAGAAAATGGCAAGGAGGAGGCCAATAGTCTCAAAACCAAACACAGACCTCCACAGATTTAGCCCTTGAGCAGGATTGCTGTTGACCTGTTGGTACTTGTGATTAGTTGGTAGGATGGGTTATAATCTGACTTGGTGCATTTATGGCTTCCTGGTGATCACTGGGCACAGGAAGTGGCTGATTCAAGGCTGTCAGTCGCACTGCCCTCCACCAGATTCTATCTTCCTGGCTGCAGGACCTAGCTCCACCTTGCACACCCTCTGAGCAAACTTCAGTGAGCACAATGTCTCTCCCACGTTATTCTCCAGAGCAGAGACCTatagtaaaaaacaaaatcagggTCATAACAAGGAACAACGGAGACTTACAGATGTAACTTACTGCAAATATGTCTGACTTCTGAGGTTTTAAATCTATAAATTTGGATCAGTAATCTTACCTGCACCACCATGGCTGTCTTGCTGCCTTTGCCCAGGGAGTCTTGTAATAAGTATGTAAGGCGGGAGTTCCTGAAAGGGATGTGAGTCTGCCGCGCCCTCAGTGCCTGAATGACATCTCCCAGTGCCAGCAGGGAGCGGTTGATATTCTGGGCCTCCttcagtctctctccctctgcaccAGACTTCCATACCCTCTCTGAGCCCGCCAGGTCGACCAGGTTCAACTTGCCTGAGGAAAGAAAAGCAAGTTGTAATGGTGAAATGATGACGATACTAACCTCAGACCTTCCGACACTTTCTCCGATGCATGTGTGGACTGACCGGTGGTTTTGGACCCGGTGGCAAGGTCAGTGCCCTCGACAGTGATACAGAGCAGAGCATGGGAGCGGGAGCTGTGCTGGTTCATCTGAGTGCCGAAGGTGATCCTGTTCCGACGGGCTGTAGCTAAAagctttacaaaaacaaaaatatgtcacATTAATGTAATGATTTATTCTTACATTGAACCATACAAATCGTTTTAAAACACTTTGGTCCAACGTTTGTCACCTTCTTGATGTGCTGAAAGCTCTTAACCTCAACGACCCTGAGGCCCGGCACATGCAGCTGTCCTGTTCCGTCTGGGTTGATTTTAATGTCCAGTTTCTCACCGTCCTTACTCAGAAGGTCtctgagagacaaaaaaacccccaaaacactGTCTAGTAGCACTAACTTGGAACATGCAGGATAAAAAGGTTATTCAAAGAAAGGCGCAGCCTACCTTAGCACTTCGTTGTAGATCTCcacagagctgacagtaacAGTGTAAGACCACATGTCCTTCCTCTCCTCAATCTCACTGAAGAGATGTTTCAATGCTCGCTGGTTGATGCCTGGGTTCTCCACACTGCCCTATAAATCAAAAGATACTTAGCCTGCAGTCTACATTATGGGCCAAATACCTGTACAGATGTGTACAGTGCTAGAATAACTCATTTCTTCCATCACTTTATGACTGTTTAACTACTGTAGTGAGTATACCTCCATGGTGTAAGTTTTTCCAGAGCCAGTCTGTCCATAGGCAAATATGCAGACATGGTAGCCGTCTATGCAGGAGGTCACAAGAGGCTCAATCTCCTGAAAGACCTGAGAACAGCAAATGTGGGTTTAGAGTTCTTGTTACGATTCTATTTCCTTTATACATTGATCAGTCTTACTACCTCTTCCTGTGTGGCCTGTGGATGGAAGACCTTGTCCAGTTCAAAGATGCGACTCTTTcctttgttcagcacagtgagAGAGGACTCGTTGTTGGGGTCCGTCGTCACCACCACGGACTGGCCCTCCTCGCGCTGGTCCTCCTTCAGCACAGGCTTCACACGACACAGCACGCGGATGTTGCCTGAAAGCAGAGGTCCCGGTTAACGACATAgaattttattttctgcacTGAATTtgatctcttctctctctgcatacCTTTAAGTTCCACCAGCTGCTCATGGTACTTCCTGCGCAGTGCAACCTCTTTCCTGTATTTCTCTAGAAGATCTTTGTTGGCTTCAGACATCTCACTGATAGCTGCTGAAATCTGCCAAAAAAGGGAAGCAGTAAAAGCTGTGGGAGACACTAGGTTTGTCAGTGTGGTCAGAATTGTCTTTCTTATAAATATAGGGAAGCAAGACATGAAGTGATGTCATGCTGATTACCtgtttttttgcttcatttatAGCTGCCCCATAAAAATCGGAGAAGTTTCGAACCTGGCTCCTCAGGCTGGCATAGTCTGTTTTCATACAGCGCAGGGTTGGGGGGAGCGCTGTCAGACGCTTTTGTAAACctgcagaaagaaaaacttATGTAGAATCATGTTCGAATAAAGTTCCGTTTTCTTGTGTTCAGAAACCATAATCCTTTTATTATTCGATGTAACTCACTGAAGAATTGGTCCTGCAGGTTCTGAAAGTGTTCTGCTGAGCAGGAGGCAGCAGCCTTCACagcctcctccttcctctcctccaaaTGACCAATCTCCTTCAACAGTTCCTCTCTCAGTTTACTGATTTCTTGCTCGTACGCTGCAATCTGTGAAAGTTTCAGCACAGCAGTTTGTCAATCTGTCAGTTTGACTGGTCCAATCTGTGCAGGATCAGCTCCGTAATGAGCTCATCTGTCAATGAAATCGATCCAGGTTGTGAATTTGCAGGAGCAAAGTGGAAACTTCCTCCTTGTGCCTttgatttttctctgctttgatCATCTGTTCTCTCAACAGGGTGTGGTTTATTTACCCCTCTGGATTCTTTCAATTCTgcctctttcatttttttaatcagaattgATGGCATCAGGAGGACCATCTGGTAACTGGCGTTTGTTGCCAGTCCTCTTGCATCTCAGTGGCCAGCATCCAGCTAATAATTTGTGCAGTGAGTCATATTTAGCGTTATTATGGAGAAGTATTgccaaaatgacaaatgatgcTTCACCTTATTGCTGCCTGGAATATGTTACTTAGCTGGTAGCACAGACAGTTATTTACATCTAAAACAAAGGTCCACTAATATATTACTCCAGTATgaactgtttgttttcactttcaatcTGCTTTTGTAGGTGTGCACTGTGTCTGTATACATGTACTTCTGAGCAGATATGACAAGTAATAATTCACACCAGACTTGTTTAGCATCAATTCTGGCGACTTCCCTTATTACCTTGTGCTGCAGATTACAGCTGTATTCATCTGATTTCCTGATGTGTTCCTCCAGCTGTTTGCACCGCTCATTCTGATTGGACAGCTTTTCGGATAGATGCTCGTTCCTCTGTCTGGCTTTACTCAGCTGCTTTAATGTGGCAGGTGATTCCACCTCCACAGTCTGGGTGACAtactgagagagaagagacatcTGATTggtaaacataaaaatgaaggTGGTAATGTGCGTCAATTTCCTTCTTCCTAATAACCTTCAGTGCATTTCCAGTTGACATATCTTGATCTCAAATGCATCAAAAagctgattttaaaattttacggACATCTCAAATGTCACTCTTTGCCATTCAAAccaatttcattttaatattagaATTACCTTCACCGCCGGCtccttgcctctctctctgtccaacTCCAGCTGAAGCTCCCTCACTCTGTCCTCTCGCTTCctcagctcctctcctctcctccattcGCTATGTTCGCTCTGTCTCTCCAGGTGTGACAGCTGCTCAGCACGCTGTTGTAGGGACATCTCCAGCTGCTGCACCCTGCTCCGGAGGTTCTCGTTCTCCTAGCAGagcatataaaacaatatacattaaaaatgtgtcttttgcaGTCACAAAGGGGGGGCCTTGGTAGCTTTCAGCAGTGCCCGTGTGCCTCACCTTGATGAGCATGGTGCTAGACTGGGAGGGGATGGTTGTCAGTTGCTGCAGGAGGCCTTGAGTAACAGTTAGGCTCTGTTTCAGACTCTCGTTCTCCGCCGACAGACACAGCACCCGTTTCTCAGAGTCTGTGGCCCCCTGAGGACATACAGCATGAGATGAGCTCCAGAATAAGAATGAGAGATGcatcaaaaccaaaacacttTGCCAAAAATCCCTACAAATATATCCTCATAGACAGAACACGAAGTGTTGCTTCCTAAAGTTTAATTTACAGCATGGCATTTCATTCAGTGGGTGCAGGAGTACACTGTGGCTTCTTTGCTGATAatttgaaaaagtgacaaacacttgataaatgattaaatcaaTAGTTCACAGCGCTTACGGTGGCAGTTCTCAGTCTTGACAGCTCCTCCTCGCGCTCCTCGATGCAACCCTTGAGCTCATCAATCTGTGCGAGAAATTAGAactgtttaaaatgtgataGTAGACATGTTTAAGTGATATACTGTGATTCTGTTTAACATTTAGAAGAATACATGTAATTGTGGGTCATAATTTGAAAATTATGACACCTGCTCTTTCCAAATACTTCTGGGcatgaaaataatacatttaataatacaTTCTGACACAatcatctctgtttttattattattattattttatggaTTTCTGGTAGAACATTTTTGGAATTAAATTGAATATGCAGCTGCCCACCTGCTGTTGGAAAGCCACTATACGAGAgtgtctgtctttttccttcTGCTCCAGCTGTGAGTGCAGCAGACGGAGTTCTCCTCTCAGCTTACTCCTCTCACCCTGCAGGCCATTCAGAGACTCCACCAGCCTGTGGACCCCGGCGTGTGTACCTGCATCACTGCTACACTCACCTGGTGGACATAAAATAACAATCATCAGCCTCTTCATCATCAGTTGCAATATAACTGTAGTCATATTCTGCCATCTTTGGACCCATATTCATATTAGGCCACCCAGAAATAGTGCCAGCTAATATCCTTTCAACTTCCTTTGACCTGTTTTTTATATGTAGGCTTTCAGTTAAGACCAATTTCCACAGTGTGCTTAAccgcttgcatgtgtgtgtgtaatattaATGAACATTAAGTATGCACTTAAAGCTCTTTCACGCACCACGTAGTCACCATGCATTGCCGTGAAGTTAACATCATCATTGCCGTGTTTCCACTCTCAAGTCTCCAGGGCAACGTTACAGACCTATATGGCATCACTCCAGCTTCTCACGTGCAGCCTGGCTCCAGTGCAGAACCATGATTCACATCTATAAGATGCAACAACCTGTTAAAACTCCCTTATAGTTCAAACAGGAACGTGAGCAGCATGCCCCACAGCATTTTAATCACGTTCTTCTTTCTTAATGATTTATCAGGCTCTGTCACCTCTCATTTTCATCGCAGGGCTGCTAATTTTATCAACACACTGTATCAGGTTTGCTGTGTCACAGTGGTGCAGGAAGTGGCGGTGTTGTGGTCGTGCCAGCAAGAGCATGCACATggaggagaggctgcagctgtGTATCAGGGGTGCGGATAGAAATGTGCATGCAAGAAATGTGAAAAGTCAAAGGCATTGAGAAAGgcttttgaatttaaaaaaaaaaaaaacagcaacatgaaatggtgcaataaagcttattttctttatctgaaAAACACAACGATAAAGATAAAAGTAAGCTTGGGATTTCTTGTTActttcttgataaatgactacTGAAAGGAGCACCAGCCTTTCATTCAAACAGATCAAATACAGAACAGAAGATCACAACACGGTCAACTGGTAGCTGTGACAATGCATTTTGAAGAGGCACAGCAACACTTCtacacttaaaggacaggttcccagttttttcaagtctgtcttaaaacaacactcaggtgccaaaatgaacattgttttgcttgctgtaatcattccttctgttcatactgaccattagaggatcccttccAAATGCTcctaagtgatgagggacaaaatccacaatccttgTTTGgtgcaaatatgtatttaaaagtttatctggaaTTAATATGAGGCTTCTGCAGTCagaattagtcaaataaagtggatatttttcacagttacaggttttttagcaaaaaaaagtccctctttgtgtcttaaTAGACAGTGTTTTCCcattcagctgcagtggaaggactgtaccaaaaagagggaatttggcactaaaaagacagtaactttgagaGATATT
This sequence is a window from Thunnus thynnus chromosome 10, fThuThy2.1, whole genome shotgun sequence. Protein-coding genes within it:
- the ccdc12 gene encoding coiled-coil domain-containing protein 12, yielding MERNVGSLQEQALKRKERLKALRDKQLHRQEDGDEEPERKKASLEETVEERHRELKLRNYTPEDEDLKQRQVPKAKPASVEDKVKDQLEAANPEPIIEEVDLANLAPRKPDWDLKRDVAKKLEKLERRTQRAIAELIRDRLRGSEEELAGAVGAVGAEEGDSD
- the si:ch211-257p13.3 gene encoding kinesin-like protein KIFC3; the encoded protein is MYAFYSLLVYIFYTVFKKEEDEALEGACGASSDEPGAVSMETGSRRKDGHSFKMGKKAYARLSESSSSSDNDEMSMSDEDKEDGPDIPACTPLAAFLSFKQEAEKRRASQVQLETTGKLTESPLVAVMSHLLSFLEQYSHFQQLQQQADQYRVQLKRHRVQHRRQMKALRASYRQRLRDKNSIISNLEEAITQQQTPSPLSEGECSSDAGTHAGVHRLVESLNGLQGERSKLRGELRLLHSQLEQKEKDRHSRIVAFQQQIDELKGCIEEREEELSRLRTATGATDSEKRVLCLSAENESLKQSLTVTQGLLQQLTTIPSQSSTMLIKENENLRSRVQQLEMSLQQRAEQLSHLERQSEHSEWRRGEELRKREDRVRELQLELDRERGKEPAVKYVTQTVEVESPATLKQLSKARQRNEHLSEKLSNQNERCKQLEEHIRKSDEYSCNLQHKIAAYEQEISKLREELLKEIGHLEERKEEAVKAAASCSAEHFQNLQDQFFSLQKRLTALPPTLRCMKTDYASLRSQVRNFSDFYGAAINEAKKQISAAISEMSEANKDLLEKYRKEVALRRKYHEQLVELKGNIRVLCRVKPVLKEDQREEGQSVVVTTDPNNESSLTVLNKGKSRIFELDKVFHPQATQEEVFQEIEPLVTSCIDGYHVCIFAYGQTGSGKTYTMEGSVENPGINQRALKHLFSEIEERKDMWSYTVTVSSVEIYNEVLRDLLSKDGEKLDIKINPDGTGQLHVPGLRVVEVKSFQHIKKLLATARRNRITFGTQMNQHSSRSHALLCITVEGTDLATGSKTTGKLNLVDLAGSERVWKSGAEGERLKEAQNINRSLLALGDVIQALRARQTHIPFRNSRLTYLLQDSLGKGSKTAMVVQVSALENNVGETLCSLKFAQRVCKVELGPAARKIESGGGQCD